The genomic interval GGGTGTGGCCCCAAACCAGCATTTCCCCACCAACTCATTTCTAAATAATGTGGCTGAGTGTATGAGAGCTTTTGTACAAAGCGGTGCAGTCAACGGTTGACTGTAAAGAGGATAACCAGGAAGACATGAGGAGGCAGACAGGAATCTAACAAAGAAAACATTGCAGCTGTTTAAAAGAGACCTGGAACACACTTGGGCAACGGGGAGAGCAAAGCACCGATATCTCTGACATATCATCTAGTTCAAGGGTAAGATACTTTGTACTTATTCATTTGTACCAGCTGTTAGTTTGAGTTAAAAGTGAGCTAAACTAGTTAGCATTATTAAAGAATGTACTTACAGAATTTAAACTAACTGAGAGTCATGACTTTACAACATATTTGGTTAAAACACAAAGTttcaacacaaaaacaattaGTTAGTAAATGTCTAATAAGTACATTcctgattttttaaatacattcagtAACTAATTCATCAGTTTATAAAAATAGACTGTATTAGACAAAAGAGAAATGACAGCAAATAATAGCTGGATACATCTGAAAGACTACACAGTTAAATGTTCCAGCTCTTGCAGACTGTGGTTTAGATTTTCTGGAACAGATTATGAAGTCACCAAACATTTTTCCATGTGCTTTTCAATTTTGTCCTGACTTAAAATTGCATGCTTGCATGTATGCTTGTTTCCATTAAACGTGGAGACTAGCAGATAGAAAGTAATGGcattttctttaacaaaaaaaaacattttgaagtccaatgCTGAGAACACTGCAAATGTGTTGACCTTTTtatagaaagaaaagaaagaaatcagtCATTGTCTTAATCAGGTGCATGTTCCTGTATGTAACGGGCTATTCAGAGCATACCAGagtatatttgtgaccctggaccacaacatcagtcataaaggtcaatttctTGAAACTGAGggttatacatcatttgaaagctaaataaataagcttaccaTTGAATTTTTGGCCGActgtttgaatatctggaatctgagggtgcaaaaaatgttactattgagaaaatcacctttaaatttatccaaatgaagttcttagcaatgcatattactaatcagaaattaagttttaatatatttacagtaggaatttacaaaatatcttcatggaacatgatcttaatatcctaatgatttttggcatgagagaaaaattgattattttgacccatactatgtatttttggttattaaCACAAacataccagtgctacttatgactggctttgtggcccagggtcgcatatacatatatattcagtatattatataattgcTAAAATGGTCCATAGCTACAGATACAGAAAGAAGAGGAAGCCACCTTTAAGATAACATTTATTAACCGCATTCACAGAAAGTTGAGAAGTTAAGACACAAAAGTTTGTGTCATATAGGTGGAGGAATGATTTATGTCACAACAGCAATGTTTCCCAAGAGGCTTTATCACAAATAGCCAAgggttcctttttttttttcaccctctcTCTTCTAAATGACAGATTTAGGCTTTTGTATGGCTTTGAGTTTTCATGGGTCCtattttttggtgaaaatgaagtaactacactcttaaaaataacagctccaaaggggtgtttttgcagtgaagccacagaagaaccattcttggttccccaaagaacatttcagtgaacagttcttaaaagaactgTTCTTTGaagaacacttttaaaaaactgcagaacctttttccactagaaagaatattttctgcatttgaaaggttccatggatgttctaggttcttcatggaaccatcgatgccaataaagaacctttatttttaaaggagtagttcactttcacaacaaaaatgtacagataatgtactcacccccttgtcatccaagatgttcatgtctttctttttttagaaattatgttttttgaggaaaacatttaaggatttctcttcatgtaatggacttctatggtgcccctgagtttgaacttgcaaaatgcagtttaaatgcagcttcaaagggctctaaatgatcccagccaaggaagaagggttttatctagcgaaatgattggttattttctaccaaaaaatgtacagtttgtttactttttaacctcaaatgcttgtcttgtctagctctgtgtgtattccggttcatgacagttagggaatgtcaaaaaactcctgtCTCACTTTCTCCTCCAAAAAAATTGTCCTAAATCGCTGTtttacgtttttgttttttttgttttttgtaaagggtgactgaccttctttgcatgttcactttgtaaacactgggtcggtacttctgcagcaatgcaggacgattttgaagttggaggagaaaatgagatgggagtttttcgacataccctaactgtcatgaaccggaaaacacagagttcacacagagctagacaagatgaccatttgaggttaaaaaggattcaattgtaatttgttttagaaaataaccaatcatttagCCAgaaaagacccttatttctcggctgggatcatttagagctctttgaagatgcatttaaactgcattttggaagtttaaacttagGGACACCAaagaagttcattatatggagagaaatcctgaaatgttttcctcaaaaaacataatttcttcatgactgaagaaagtGTAAGTAATAAAAAAGTGCAGAATTTGACAAGGCACTTCTTAGTTGTGTAGCAAATAATGACAGTATTTCTACTTTTGTTGTAGGAGTCAATGGATCTGGTGTGGTTCATGATTATTGGCATGTGTGCCATGAATGAGATTGCCTCTGCATGTCCAGAGAACTGCCAATGTAGGACAAGCAAAATCCTTTGCCAAGGTTTTATAATAAAAGAATTCCCAGCCTCCATCCCACCAACCACTGAAACCCTCTTCATCTCCAACACCAGCATTGAATCattaaaaccagctgattttgAAACTTTTGCTGAGACACTCACTGTGTTTGTAGCCAAGGATTCAAGAATAGCTGTGGTGGATCCTCACACATTTGACCAAACCAGAAATCTCATTGCCTTAGGTTTCAGTGGAACAACGCTAACCTCTCTGCCACAGGATCTGTTTCAAAATCTAAAAGTATTATCAACTCTAACACTAAGTAACAACAAATTAGAAGATCTCCAACCATCTCTTCTCACCCCTCTTACAGTTTTGAACAACTTAGACTTAAGCAGAAACCTTCTAACCTCTCTGGCAGAAGATGCTTTCCTGGGTTTAGGAAAGCTGGAACAGCTCATGTTGCAGAGAAACTCAATCAGAATGCTTCACAGCAGTTCTTTTCAAGGACTCAGTCATCTCAAAGCCCTGTTCCTGCAACAAAATCACTTAACGGATATACCAGCAGGCGTCTTTGATGACCTGGTGAACCTTGAGATATTGCATCTTCAAGACAACAAAATCTCACAGCTACCAGCAAATCTCTTCTCAAACTTGTCAAAGCTGAAGAAACTCTACCTCTCCAACAATAGGTTATCATTGCTTCCCAATGCAATCTTTTTTAATCTTCCCAACCTAACTCATATATCACTGTACGAAAACCAACTCAGTAGGTTAACACCTGGGACTTTCGGCCCaatggccctccaggaactctGGCTGTATGACAACATGTTAACCCACCTCGAAGAGAATGTGTTTAGCAACTTAACTGAGATTCGCCTTTTGGTTCTTAGTAGGAATCGGATTCAGCACATTTCTCCAGGTGCTTTCAGTGGCTTGATGAAACTAGAGGAGATCTCACTTCACACTAATCGACTAACCACTGTTGAGGCGGGGATATTCAAAGGTCTTCCAAAGTTAGTTAACATATCAATAGAGAACAATCAAATACAGCACATACCTTTAAAACTCTTGGATGGTCTGTCCCCATTTGCATCTCCTGGAGCTTCAGAACAATTCCCTACAAAACTTGCCGAAAGAATTTCTAAACTCTTTGTCCATAGTTGATAATATTATAGTTAATCAGAATCCCTGGAGGTGTGACCGTGACATAATACCTTTTCGCGATTGGCTTGGACAGTATCCAGAGAAAGTGAAGAATCTTACTTCTCTGATGTGCTTTACTCCTCCGGTCCTGAATGTTAGAAATATAAGAGATCTGAAGGAGGATGACTTCATGGTCAGCCAAACGCCAGTTGTGACAACGGTTGATCTTTCAGCAGAAAGTACACCAGCGGACAGTGAACCTACAGAGGGACATTTACCACACACTTCCCCAACCAAAACCTCAAACTCCACAACAGTGCCAGAAGACACAAGTGGAGGTGATGCTGTAGGTCAAGGTCTGTCCAAAGACAAACTCATAATCATTATAGCCATTGTCTGTACTGCTGTCATTGTCGGTATCATTGCCTGTGTGTTATGGAGGAGGAATAAACGAGGAAGTGAAGACTTGGACcgtcaaagaaaaagaaaaacaaactcagTTATCTAACATTACTTAAGACCTCTCTCTTTTAACAGTCTTTAGTGGATTTATGAagaacattctttttttatttggcaaattattttaacaaaggtTTGTTAtggatattttctttctttctttctttctttcttagttctttatgtataatgaaatgtaacaaaaataatacaaagctgagctatattaaaaatataaaaatcatctCTAAGTAGATATGATTTGGTAATCATAACCTCATGAATGTTGTCACATATGAagaaatatactgtattttccTTTCTTGCCACTGTCAATGGTTATACACTTTCTGCAGTTCtgtattaaacatgtttttcgTCATCGCAAAACCACTTTTATATAATAAGCAAGactttctatattaaaaataaactatgaaCCATCAGAATGTTACAACTTGGTATGCTGGTCATTTTGGCACCTCAGTTTCATTGCAAAGTATTTTCAACGCTTATTTTATGGTTTTTCTATATGTACTACATGACTACATCTGCTTTGCttatattattttgcattcTATTTATCTCATTTGGGCAATAACAATATGACATAGGGCTTCCAATTAATTtagttctttaaaatgtttttgcttgtaaagtACTACCACTGTTAGGGGACTTTTATCtatatttttccttttaaaacacTCTACACAAACTTTAGAgagatataaataataaaaaaaaatgaacagtgtAAAACTGCTCACAAAATGAATATGTAATTAAGACGAAAAAAAGAAGACTATAAGAGAAATAACTGAACTGAGAAGAATCCCTAAATATCTGTAGTTTCtgaaactttttgaaaatgaattagCAATTTTTTATCtcttcaaacagaaaacaaactgCCCACACCCTTTCTGATGCTTTACACACATCCAGTCAAACACTTGGGATATGTAGATAAGAGTAGTGCACTACGTGCTTGTATTTACTTTTAGGAACATCATTCTGAATGGTCACTGAACTGCTACTGAGATGAGCAGGTAAgagtaattatttacatttaatgagaCAAATGCAGGTTAGAAACATTCTGGGAATTGCTCATTAATTGCTATTGCTATaactcagttttattttaatgttttattcctgAACAggcatatgcatttaaaaactgcACTAGTATTCATTTACATACTTGTGCACCTGCACTGGAGCT from Labeo rohita strain BAU-BD-2019 chromosome 6, IGBB_LRoh.1.0, whole genome shotgun sequence carries:
- the lrrc15 gene encoding LOW QUALITY PROTEIN: leucine-rich repeat-containing protein 15 (The sequence of the model RefSeq protein was modified relative to this genomic sequence to represent the inferred CDS: deleted 1 base in 1 codon) → MDLVWFMIIGMCAMNEIASACPENCQCRTSKILCQGFIIKEFPASIPPTTETLFISNTSIESLKPADFETFAETLTVFVAKDSRIAVVDPHTFDQTRNLIALGFSGTTLTSLPQDLFQNLKVLSTLTLSNNKLEDLQPSLLTPLTVLNNLDLSRNLLTSLAEDAFLGLGKLEQLMLQRNSIRMLHSSSFQGLSHLKALFLQQNHLTDIPAGVFDDLVNLEILHLQDNKISQLPANLFSNLSKLKKLYLSNNRLSLLPNAIFFNLPNLTHISLYENQLSRLTPGTFGPMALQELWLYDNMLTHLEENVFSNLTEIRLLVLSRNRIQHISPGAFSGLMKLEEISLHTNRLTTVEAGIFKGLPKLVNISIENNQIQHIPLKLLDGLPHLHLLELQNNSLQNLPKEFLNSLSIVDNIIVNQNPWRCDRDIIPFRDWLGQYPEKVKNLTSLMCFTPPVLNVRNIRDLKEDDFMVSQTPVVTTVDLSAESTPADSEPTEGHLPHTSPTKTSNSTTVPEDTSGGDAVGQGLSKDKLIIIIAIVCTAVIVGIIACVLWRRNKRGSEDLDRQRKRKTNSVI